A segment of the Streptomyces sp. L2 genome:
GAGGGCCGCTACCGCCTGATGCCGGGCATCATCTCCGCCCTCACCGACCACGCGAACCCGTTCTCGATCCTCACGAAGGGCACGCTGATCCTGCGCGACCTGGACCTGCTCACCCGGGCGGCGCGGGTGACGGACGTCGGGATATCCGTGTCGGTCGGCTTCACCGACCCCGAGCTGTGGCGCACGGTGGAGCCGGGCACCCCGGCGCCCGAGCGCCGGCTCGACGTCGTCCGCACCCTCGGCGAGCACGGCATCGGCTGCGGGGTGCTGATGGCCCCGGTCATCCCGTTCCTCGGCGACCACCCGGCCCAGCTGCGAGCCACGGTGCGCGCGATCGCGGCGGCCGGGGCCACCTCCGTGACCCCCCTGGTGCTGCACCTGCGGCCCGGCGCCCGGGAGTGGTTCATGGCCTGGCTCGGCGCACACCACCCGCACCTGGTGCGCCGCTACGAGCGGCTGTACGCGGAGGGCGCCTACGCGCCGAAGTGGTACCAGCGCCGGATCACCCGTCAGGTGCACGAGCTGGCCGAGGAGTACGGCATCGGGCCCACGCGCGCGGGCGCGGCCCGCCGGATCCGGGCCGCCGAGACGACGGAGCCGGCCGCGCCCGCCGTCGGTACGGGACCGTCCGGTGCCGCATCGACCAGTACGGAACCGACCCAACTCACTCTGATCTGAGCGCGTTCGAGGGCATCCCTCGACCCATTTGGGTCAAGTATGGACAGATCACGTTCTTCGGGGCCCCGACGCCGGGACGATGCGGCGAGGACCGTGAACCTCGCGGTTCACCCCACCCTCCGTCCCGGGAGGACCCATGAGAACTCGCGCAGCCCTGCTGTGCGCCACCGCCGCGATGCTGGCCGGCTCGGTCACGGCCCTGCCCGCGCGGGCCGACACGACCGCCCCCGCGGCCAAGCCGGTGCCCCGGCAGGCGGCACTCGCCTGGAAGAAGTGCGGCACCGACGACTACCCCGCGCTCCAGTGCGCCTCCGTCAAGGTGCCGTTGAACCACGCCGACCCCACCGGCCGGAAGATCACCCTCGCCCTGTCCCGTGTCCCGCACACCGCCCGGACCTTCCAGGGGCCGCTGCTGGTCAACCCCGGCGGCCCC
Coding sequences within it:
- a CDS encoding Rv2578c family radical SAM protein is translated as MRWENLTDEPEHGRADAALFGADAVRTRTFDTPEFAGITFHEVRARSILNRVPGASRMPFEWTVNPYRGCTHACVYCFARKTHSYLDLDTGLGFDTQIVVKVNAPELLRRQLASRRWQGDHVAMGTNVDCYQRAEGRYRLMPGIISALTDHANPFSILTKGTLILRDLDLLTRAARVTDVGISVSVGFTDPELWRTVEPGTPAPERRLDVVRTLGEHGIGCGVLMAPVIPFLGDHPAQLRATVRAIAAAGATSVTPLVLHLRPGAREWFMAWLGAHHPHLVRRYERLYAEGAYAPKWYQRRITRQVHELAEEYGIGPTRAGAARRIRAAETTEPAAPAVGTGPSGAASTSTEPTQLTLI